From the Oryza glaberrima chromosome 5, OglaRS2, whole genome shotgun sequence genome, one window contains:
- the LOC127772542 gene encoding protein WHAT'S THIS FACTOR 1 homolog, chloroplastic: MDAKLLLLPFPSPPATLHHHPPPPKSLFLGASLPLLHPPPPLRLLRPGAPRRLAVVAQAAVKRRKEIPFDNVIQRDKKLKLVLKLRNILVSNPDRVMSLRDLGRFRRDLGLTRKRRLIALLKRFPGVFEVVEEGVYSLRFRLTPAAERLYLDELHLKNESEGLAVTKLRKLLMMSQDKRILIEKIAHLKNDLGLPPEFRDTICLRYPQYFRVVQMDRGPGLELTHWDPELAVSAAEVAEEENRAREEQERNLIIDRPLKFNRVKLPQGLKLSRGEARRVAQFKEMPYISPYSDFSHLRSGSAEKEKHACGVVHEILSLTLEKRTLVDHLTHFREEFRFSQSLRGMLIRHPDMFYVSLKGDRDSVFLREAYKNSQLVEKSKLVLLKEKMRALVAVPRFPRRGVPATSEEADRTNGAAQMLSEGSDVEDDEDEGLSDMEDLISEISGGKSDTDYHWGDGWVGENDDSPPDFEDDDGSSLKEVKVTMKKTANSANGKAHVPVFPDGRPRERW; this comes from the coding sequence ATGGACGCCaagctgctcctcctccccttcccctcgccgccggccactctccaccaccacccgccgcccccCAAATCCCTCTTCCTCGGCGCCTCCCTCCCGctcctccacccgccgccgccgctgcggctgctgcggccCGGCGCCccgcggcggctggcggtggtggcgcaggCCGCCGTGAAGCGGCGCAAGGAGATCCCGTTCGACAACGTCATCCAGCGCGACAAGAAGCTCAAGCTGGTGCTCAAGCTCCGCAACATCCTCGTCTCCAACCCGGACCGCGTCATGAGCCTCCGCGACCTCGGCCGCTTCCGCCGCGACCTCGGCCTCACCCGCAAGCGCCGCCTCATCGCGCTCCTCAAGCGGTTCCCGGGTGTCTTCGAGGTCGTCGAGGAGGGCGTCTACTCGCTCAGGTTCCGCCTCACCCCGGCCGCCGAGCGCCTCTACCTCGACGAGCTCCACCTCAAGAATGAGTCCGAGGGCCTAGCCGTCACCAAGCTCCGCAAGCTCCTCATGATGTCGCAGGACAAGCGCATCCTCATTGAGAAGATTGCGCACCTCAAGAACGATCTTGGACTCCCGCCGGAGTTCCGCGACACTATCTGCCTCAGGTACCCACAGTACTTCCGCGTCGTCCAGATGGACCGAGGGCCAGGGCTGGAGCTCACTCATTGGGACCCTGAATTGGCGGTGTCGGCAGCGGAGGTTGCCGAGGAGGAGAATCGAGCGAGGGAAGAACAAGAGAGGAATCTGATCATTGACCGGCCACTCAAGTTTAATCGGGTGAAGCTACCACAGGGGCTGAAATTATCAAGAGGGGAGGCGCGCAGGGTTGCGCAATTCAAGGAAATGCCATACATTTCGCCGTACTCTGACTTCTCGCATCTGCGATCCGGGTCGGCTGAGAAGGAGAAGCATGCTTGCGGCGTAGTTCATGAGATTTTGAGCCTGACACTTGAGAAGCGCACGCTGGTGGATCATCTGACACACTTCCGGGAGGAATTCCGGTTCTCGCAATCTCTGCGTGGTATGCTAATTCGCCACCCAGACATGTTTTATGTGTCGCTTAAGGGGGACAGGGACTCGGTCTTCCTCCGTGAGGCATACAAGAACTCCCAGTTGGTCGAGAAGAGCAAACTCGTGCTGCTTAAGGAGAAGATGAGGGCTCTTGTTGCAGTCCCACGCTTCCCTAGAAGGGGTGTGCCGGCAACTAGTGAGGAGGCTGATAGAACCAATGGAGCTGCGCAAATGCTGAGTGAAGGAAGCGATgtagaagatgatgaagacgagggATTGTCGGATATGGAAGACTTAATTAGTGAGATTTCTGGTGGCAAATCGGACACAGACTACCACTGGGGAGATGGCTGGGTTGGCGAGAATGATGACTCGCCACCAGACTTCGAAGACGATGATGGCTCAAGTCTTAAAGAAGTCAAGGTGACTATGAAGAAAACTGCTAATTCTGCCAATGGCAAGGCACATGTTCCTGTTTTTCCTGATGGCAGACCAAGGGAACGATGGTAA
- the LOC127774343 gene encoding transcription factor WRKY19 produces the protein MVELCGGEGEGQIMLATELAQLRAMARELEAKMDPDRVAARELCRALASSVDRSIRLAASCFPPPEHPPPAAGNAGRDAAFKKRQGMAKVRRQVRVTSVQDTASLDDGLSWRKYGQKDILGAKYPRAYFRCTHRHTQGCNATKQVQRADGDPLLFDVVYLGDHTCGQAAVAAVAQRAPPEHAGQEQQRQSSLLAAGTEGIHQQVVAEPMEAAAPFLFTSTAAGGVDDGYFSFISPANSDCQFSSDFSAGSVGVDMDHEARFEDLFSNTLEFFQSEIHNL, from the exons atggtggagctgtgcggcggcgagggggaggggcaGATCATGCTGGCGACGGAGCTGGCCCAGCTGCGGGCCATGGCGAGGGAGCTGGAGGCGAAGATGGACCCGGACAGGGTGGCCGCGCGGGAGCTCTGCAGGGCGCTGGCGTCGTCCGTCGACCGGTCCATCCGCCTCGCCGCGTCCTGCTTCCCGCCGCCGGAGCatccgccccccgccgccggcaaTGCCGGCAGGGACGCCGCGTTCAAGAAGAGGCAA GGGATGGCCAAGGTGAGGAGGCAGGTGAGGGTGACGTCGGTGCAGGACACGGCGTCGCTGGACGACGGCCTGAGCTGGAGGAAGTACGGCCAGAAGGACATTCTTGGCGCCAAATACCCGAG GGCCTACTTCAGGTGCACTCACCGGCACACGCAGGGATGCAACGCGACCAAGCAGGTGCAGCGCGCCGACGGCGACCCGCTGCTGTTCGACGTCGTCTACCTCGGAGACCACACCTGCGGccaggccgccgtcgccgccgtcgcccagaGAGCGCCGCCCGAGCATGCCGGCCAGGAGCAGCAGAGGCAGAGCTCGCTGCTCGCTGCGGGAACGGAAGGAATTCATCAGCAGGTAGTGGCAGAGCctatggaggcggcggcgccgttcttGTTCacctcgacggcggccggcggcgtcgacgacggctACTTCTCCTTCATCTCGCCGGCGAACTCCGACTGCCAGTTCAGCAGCGACTTCTCGGCGGGCAGCGTCGGGGTTGACATGGACCACGAGGCTCGTTTCGAAGATCTTTTCTCGAACACTCTTGAGTTTTTCCAATCGGAGATTCATAATCTGTAG
- the LOC127772986 gene encoding uncharacterized protein LOC127772986 isoform X1: MLPTTCRAPPFPWPRPRPLAAGRARGGYGLGRARGVKRRAAAAAARGVVVRCGLLPVDPWAPTMDSQSVASQLFAVSLFPYLGFLYFMTRSKTAPGLTLFGFYFLLAFVGATIPAGIYAKVHYGTSLSNVDWLHGSAESLLTLTNLFIVLGLRGALRKLEDTKESGSEDSQDIKEKGSI, encoded by the exons ATGCTGCCGACCacctgccgcgcgccgccgttcccgtggccgcggccgcggccgctcgccgccgggagAGCCAGGGGAGGCTATGGCCTCGGCCGCGCTCGCGGGGTgaagaggagggcggcggcggcggcggcgagaggggtgGTGGTGCGGTGCGGGCTGCTCCCTGTGGACCCGTGGGCACCCACCATGGACTCCCAGAGCGTGGCGTCGCAGCTGTTCGCCGTCTCGCTCTTCCCCTACCTCGGCTTCCTCTACTTCATGACCAGGTCCAAGACGGCGCCGGGGCTCACGCTCTTCGGATTCTACTTCCTCCTCGCCTTCGTCGGCGCCACCA TACCTGCTGGGATATATG CAAAAGTTCATTATGGAACCTCGCTGTCTAACGTCGACTGGCTGCACGGGAGTGCAGAATCACTACTTACTCTTACCAATTTATTCATCGTGTTGGGGTTAAGGGGAGCCTTGAGGAAATTGGAGGACACAAAAGAGAGCGGTTCTGAAGATTCCCAGGACATTAAAGAAAAAGGTTCTATCTAG
- the LOC127772986 gene encoding uncharacterized protein LOC127772986 isoform X2, with protein sequence MLPTTCRAPPFPWPRPRPLAAGRARGGYGLGRARGVKRRAAAAAARGVVVRCGLLPVDPWAPTMDSQSVASQLFAVSLFPYLGFLYFMTRSKTAPGLTLFGFYFLLAFVGATTKVHYGTSLSNVDWLHGSAESLLTLTNLFIVLGLRGALRKLEDTKESGSEDSQDIKEKGSI encoded by the exons ATGCTGCCGACCacctgccgcgcgccgccgttcccgtggccgcggccgcggccgctcgccgccgggagAGCCAGGGGAGGCTATGGCCTCGGCCGCGCTCGCGGGGTgaagaggagggcggcggcggcggcggcgagaggggtgGTGGTGCGGTGCGGGCTGCTCCCTGTGGACCCGTGGGCACCCACCATGGACTCCCAGAGCGTGGCGTCGCAGCTGTTCGCCGTCTCGCTCTTCCCCTACCTCGGCTTCCTCTACTTCATGACCAGGTCCAAGACGGCGCCGGGGCTCACGCTCTTCGGATTCTACTTCCTCCTCGCCTTCGTCGGCGCCACCA CAAAAGTTCATTATGGAACCTCGCTGTCTAACGTCGACTGGCTGCACGGGAGTGCAGAATCACTACTTACTCTTACCAATTTATTCATCGTGTTGGGGTTAAGGGGAGCCTTGAGGAAATTGGAGGACACAAAAGAGAGCGGTTCTGAAGATTCCCAGGACATTAAAGAAAAAGGTTCTATCTAG
- the LOC127773094 gene encoding FBD-associated F-box protein At1g66310-like yields the protein MGIFKLNLLLKLQRQRRRRRRQIQARNGSVLIHPRDKIKAPACQNNIHSLSGQAKCSDPTLPEDIWCHIHSLMSMRDAARVACVSRAFARSWRCLPNLDFSEESLGINRSTCKKDEKLGDLTSKIDWILKNHSGIGIKKLIVQVGSVYSRDSCHLAHLDSWLQCAVKPGIEELIVNLSSMNAKYNFPCELLSSGTGDSLRYIYLASCNFHPTVRIGCLKSLTRLQLCMVNITENELRCLLSISLGLERLELRHCSTLKCLKVPCLQRLSYLDVMTCTGLQVIESKAPNLSSIRFEGDFYVQLSLGEPLQIKQLYRLCNDAAFYARTELPSSMPNLERLIIHSDTEMVNTPMVPSKFYHLKYLSIALGGQTYDYLSLVSFFDASPFLETFILNALRERTERVTGFRDPSGLRMMPEHRHDKLKCVKIINFSSVKTLVELTCHIVESATALECLTLDTTSGSPRCSVNKLGKCFLMRRETLMEAHRALKAVQTYIKLKIPSKVELNVLEPCSRCHALDL from the exons ATGGGTATTTTCAAGTTGAATCTGCTCCTAAAgctgcagcggcagcggcggcgccgtcgtcgccaaaTCCAAGCCCGTA ATGGATCAGTTTTGATTCatccacgggataaaataaaggCTCCAGCCTGTCAAAATAACATACACTCTTTGAGTGGCCAAGCGAAGTGTTCAGACCCAACGCTTCCGGAG GACATCTGGTGTCATATACATTCCCTGATGTCTATGCGGGATGCTGCTCGTGTTGCCTGTGTGTCTCGGGCGTTTGCACGTTCCTGGAGATGCCTTCCCAACCTCGACTTCAGTGAGGAATCATTAGGAATAAATAGAAGTACATGCAAAAAAGATGAGAAACTGGGAGATTTGACCAGCAAAATTGATTGGATTCTGAAAAATCACTCAGGCATTGGCATAAAGAAACTCATCGTTCAGGTTGGCAGTGTATACAGTCGGGACAGTTGTCATCTTGCTCATCTCGATAGTTGGCTTCAGTGTGCTGTCAAACCAGGGATTGAAGAGCTGATTGTTAATCTGTCATCAATGAATGCAAAATACAATTTCCCATGTGAACTTTTATCTAGTGGAACTGGAGATTCACTTCGCTATATTTATCTTGCCTCTTGCAACTTCCATCCCACAGTAAGAATTGGTTGCTTGAAAAGCTTGACAAGACTACAGCTGTGTATGGTGAATATCACGGAAAACGAGCTAAGGTGCCTTCTTTCCATTTCATTGGGTTTGGAGCGGTTGGAACTCAGGCACTGCAGTACGTTAAAATGCTTGAAAGTACCATGCCTGCAGCGTCTCAGCTACCTAGATGTTATGACTTGCACCGGGCTGCAAGTTATAGAGAGCAAAGCTCCAAATCTCTCCAGTATTCGCTTTGAAGGTGACTTCTATGTACAATTGTCACTCGGTGAACCACTGCAAATTAAGCAATTGTACAGGTTATGTAATGATGCTGCCTTTTATGCTCGTACTGAGCTGCCATCCAGCATGCCAAATCTTGAAAGGCTTATTATACATTCTGACACTGAG ATGGTCAATACACCAATGGTGCCTAGCAAATTCTATCACCTCAAGTACTTGAGTATTGCCCTTGGTGGACAGACCTATGATTACCTTTctctggtttccttttttgatgCTTCTCCTTTCTTGGAGACTTTCATCTTGAAT GCACTCCGAGAACGCACGGAACGTGTCACAGGCTTTAGGGATCCTTCAGGTCTAAGGATGATGCCAGAGCACCGTCATGACAAACTCAAGTGTGTGAAGATAATCAATTTCTCTTCTGTGAAGACTTTGGTTGAGTTAACATGTCACATTGTTGAATCAGCGACAGCACTCGAATGCCTTACGTTGGACACAACGTCAGGTTCGCCCAGATGTTCAGTGAATAAACTTGGTAAATGCTTCTTGATGCGCAGAGAGACACTCATGGAAGCCCACAGAGCACTCAAGGCTGTTCAAACATACATCAAGCTGAAAATTCCCTCCAAAGTTGAGTTAAACGTCTTGGAGCCTTGCAGCCGGTGCCATGCTCTTGACCTTTAG
- the LOC127772598 gene encoding uncharacterized protein LOC127772598 — MEEVVVRRRAWDCGSPLYDSFELASVYGLLDSNLMALPFAERSAELDAAADRAPARRTAAKEQRRRKKAAAAAARRTGKAVLRSIFRSVTCSRKL; from the coding sequence atggaggaggtggtggtgcgcCGCCGGGCATGGGATTGCGGGAGCCCACTGTACGACTCGTTCGAGCTCGCGTCGGTGTACGGCCTCCTCGACAGCAACCTCATGGCGCTGCCGTTCGCCGAGCGGTCCGCGGagctggacgcggcggcggatcgcgctccggcgaggaggacggcggcgaaggagcagaggcggaggaagaaggcggcggcggcggcggcgaggaggacgggcAAGGCGGTGCTCCGTTCCATCTTCAGGTCCGTCACCTGCAGCAGGAAGCTGTAA
- the LOC127774563 gene encoding ethylene-responsive transcription factor ERF061, with protein sequence MDASLRTLPPASFPGEVRSAVSSLLLSPGGSALDTVFSHLPPPVTIPPLGSSVYYRQSELLRHFAASQAAQAQSATAAASSSSAAAAGLDDGAPRKLYRGVRQRQWGKWVAEIRLPQNRVRVWLGTYDSPETAAHAYDRAAFKLRGEYARLNFPGVMDGRDCPDNLRQLRDAVDAKIQAIRVRMARKRARARRQREESKKSQRAEDAKAATPARPVASERAASETTTTTTTSSSYGSPDGVLSMSAASVDGDCPLERMPSFDPELIWEMLNF encoded by the coding sequence ATGGACGCCAGCCTCCGCACACTGCCTCCGGCGAGCTTCCCCGGCGAGGTCCgctccgccgtctcctccctcctcctctctcccggcgGCAGCGCCCTCGACACCGTGTTCTCCCACCTCCCGCCCCCCGTCACCATCCCGCCGCTCGGCTCCAGCGTCTACTACCGCCAGAGCGAGCTCCTGCGCCACTTCGCCGCGTCGCAGGCGGCGCAGGCGcagagcgccaccgccgccgccagctcgtcgtcggccgccgcggcgggtcTCGACGATGGCGCGCCGCGGAAGCTGTACCGCGGCGTGCGGCAGCGGCAGTGGGGGAAGTGGGTGGCCGAGATCAGGCTGCCGCAGAACCGGGTGCGCGTGTGGCTCGGCACCTACGACTCGCCGGAGACCGCCGCGCACGCCTACGACCGCGCCGCGTTCAAGCTCCGCGGCGAGTACGCGCGCCTCAACTTCCCCGGCGTCATGGACGGCCGCGACTGCCCCGACAACCTGCGCCAACTCCgcgacgccgtcgacgccaaGATCCAGGCCATCCGCGTCCGCATGGCGCgcaagcgcgcgcgcgcgcgccgccagcGCGAGGAGAGCAAGAAGAGCCAACGCGCCGAGGACGCGAAGGCGGCGACGCCTGCTCGCCCCGTGGCCTCCGAGCGCGCCGCGtccgagacgacgacgacaaccacgacgtcgtcgtcgtacggGTCACCGGACGGCGTGCTCTCCATGAGCGCGGCGTCCGTCGACGGCGACTGCCCGCTCGAGCGGATGCCGTCGTTCGATCCCGAGTTGATCTGGGAGATGCTTAACTTCTAG